In Arachis hypogaea cultivar Tifrunner chromosome 7, arahy.Tifrunner.gnm2.J5K5, whole genome shotgun sequence, the genomic window TCTTCAATTCtttctgaaataaattaaaaagaagctTAATTTGAAGGTATGCTAATGGTGCGGTTTCACAATCTACAAACTAATTGGTAAGTGTAGCAGATCATACCAAacaataccttacgtgagtaagggtcgatcttacaagaattgatggactaagcaacaatagttaagtgattggcttagttagacaaacaaaaaagagtgttttggtatccaaagagcattaaacaataaattaagaatttcaaaaaacaagcagcaatgagttgagaataaaatatggaaaaaatagttaaggttttagagttatttatttttttggattgatttttcttactaactattttaatcatgcacgatttaattcatggcaaactatatgtgactagaccctaattccttagaccttcctagtcttctctaaaattcattaactgccgaTTCCTTGGTCAgttaattctaattagagggtgatgatcaaatttcagtttatatgccacaagaatcctatttatccaaaaataaggggattatatgtcacgtattccgttaaatacaaacaattagaaattcaatataatatgttttcaaactgttgttcaagtaaagaacttttccaagttttataagaactcaaatagaaagagggtcatacttccgttccaccaaaattcataaaataaagagcgaaaacaattcttaaattataaatccatgcataaattaaaatagaaaaagcaataaaatcaatccatacaaatagacagagctcctaaccttaacaatggaggattagttgctcatgtaatgtggaatgtaaatttgtatagaattccctaatggaattccctaatggaacctcttaaatagaagagaagtctctcctttttctaactaatcctaattaatttaaaatctaatatctaaaattaagataatatcttttcctattttaaaatcaaatttgaatttaaatcagaattaactaactactccgcgtcttgtaacgtggggaccacttggctttactggatccgcgcctaacttgggtgctaaaatggggcttagaaatcaccccagcgttttctgcgttttctgcacgtggcgcatgtcacgcgtacgcgtcagtcacacgtacgcgtcgatggtctttttcgcaagtcacgcggacgcgtcggtcacgcgcacgtgtcactgtgcaattcttcaaatcacgcgtacgcgtcagtcacgtgcacgcgtcgcaatagaaagctccaaatcacgcgtacgcgtcagtcacgcgtacgcgtcagtcacgcgtacgcgtcagtcacgcgtacgcgtcagtcacgcgtacgcgtcgctcctcgctgtcatctccttttgttcttgtgctgcagaaactccatcaaatccagccgaatgctacctaaaataaataaaattgcaaaagactcaaagtagcatctatattagctaaaagataattaattctttattaaactaataaattagatacaaattcattagaaaaagattggaaagatgctcacgcataaGCTAACTAATCGAATGTCAAAAACATTAGGTCGAGCCATAATGTGAATTGATTTAGCTAGATCTAAAGTTAGGTTTAAAAACTAAAGTAAGGGCTTTTAGATGACATTGATAATTAactcaatatttttatattttaattaatatttatttttatttaacgttatttataaaataaatattttggtATGAttgttatataatatatatcgAATTTAATCTTCAAAGATAAGATGTTAATAATTTATTACATAAAATTTCTAATGTTATACACACTAATTATAAAACAGGTTTaatttggtttattttgtattaatttaaatttaaattagatcTTAAAATAACTTTACCAGAGAATTTGTTTCAAATTATCTCTAGAACTTTAAATGTGTTTCAATTATGCTTTCGGAGGTAATTCCCActaaaaatataagtaaaatatatttcaaatattaagaaataaaaaatatatttaaacattatttacagacaaaattaaaatatgtttaaaatattaaCAATAACATGAAACATTTTAGACATGAACAGTATTTTTATAACAGGAAACTCATCCTTAATATACACTTTTAGAGTACATTAACCACTTATAAACCAACTATTACTTATGCCTAGAACAACATACGTTAAAAACCTAAGGCCATTACATAATGGTGTAGCAAAATAGGAAGGCCATGGAGGAATCCTTAATCATAGGCTGCTTTCTATTAAACATTATGTAACAAATTTAAACGTTGTCTGAGATTAACGAAACCTAAAGCGCTTTACCCAAGTCCATATCCTTAACATACTAGTACCCTTTGGACAATTGCTGTTGACACCCAAATCATGAAGCCATATCCGACAAATCTTCGATGTTGTGTCTTTCAAAAAGAATGATGGGTGGTCCTATTCCTCTAGCATGTCCGTGAAGATATCCACCTGCTCCCTTAGTTCTTCATTCTCGACCTCAAGACAGTGAAGACGCTCTTCCAGTGCTTGAACCTCCTCTTCCCTGCTTTGCCTCAAATGTTTCTCAAGACGACCAAGGATTCGACGGTTATAGTCCCGAATGGTATACCAGTTGCATACAAAATCTTCTCTAGCATGTTGAACGCCACCTCCTGTCGAGCTACACGCTCCTCGTGTGCAACTGGACCATGAGCAACCAGCTCTAAATCTCTGAAGTTGTGAGGAAGGACGATCGTGAACCCAAACATCACTCGATCGTCCGCTGAGCTTATCCCTTGACGAAGAAACATTGGGGGACTCGATTTGAAAATATGCACAGGCTTGCATTAACATCAGCTCCATGTCCTCCGCATGCATGAAAGCTTCATCCGTTACCGGACTCACCACAAATGGACTGGGATCTGCATCACATGCAAACAATTCACATAACCATGTTGTCAACAAGACCCTAAATAGGATCCAACAACACCGCACAGATACATGATTTTGAAggattaaaaaaaagtattaccTGTAACGATGGGGTTGTTACTGCTACTCCCGCCACCGTTGTATTGGCTACCGCGTGTTGTTCGTGCATCAGACTGTTGCTGTGATAGAGGGGTCGAACAAAATGCACCTTCTAACAAGCGTGAAGGTCTTCGAGCTACCGAACAGTAGAAGAACTGGATTGCTgttgttaatgttgcaagtgtgaagAATGTTGAAGTTAGTCTCACATAAAAAAAAGtatggaagagtgaggagtttataagatgagagacccattaatttgacatcttaaggttttgagttagatgtgtgtcatctcatcttatgttctctcacttgattcctctctGAAATCTCTTTAGTTGTCGAAAACCAAAACATACTTGCACTCTTGTCAGGTCCTATAGGGCGGGGTCCCCTGTGACTTGTCCTTATATTCCACGTAACTCTATGAGGCTTTTATAACAAGCCACAAATAAACCAAACTCTAATTACCTAATTAACACCTATATAACTTATAAACGACGTCTTTGAACTCTGGAATACACAGTTGGGCCAAGCCCAcacataaaagagagaaaaaacagTAATTatcaagacaaaaaaaaaacagtaattATAACCAACTTGGTTGGTCGAATGGTCGCTCACTcgtctaaaaaaaattttattttttacactgTCATACACTTACTTGTCCATTTCTTTATATAaacatttaaatatttaatttacccAGTAATTCAAATTCACTTTAATTAATTTGTAGTTTAtttagaatttatattttaaattaataattttactatTGGTTGGAAATTAATATAGATATTTGTAAGCATAAACATATAATTTTCCTATAGTTTAAGTATTACTTAAAGAAAGGT contains:
- the LOC112704106 gene encoding uncharacterized protein codes for the protein MHAEDMELMLMQACAYFQIESPNVSSSRDKLSGRSSDVWVHDRPSSQLQRFRAGCSWSSCTRGACSSTGGGVQHAREDFVCNWYTIRDYNRRILGRLEKHLRQSREEEVQALEERLHCLEVENEELREQVDIFTDMLEE